In one window of Kitasatospora sp. MMS16-BH015 DNA:
- a CDS encoding DUF742 domain-containing protein has product MTPPPTPGGYGNGYGSGYGGQQAGNGYGGQQSESYEQQPLVRPYAMTGGRTRPRYQLAIEALISTTGAADRSGGLLPEHQRIVSLCREVKSVAEISALAGVPLGVARILVADLAEAGLVAIHQPAAAGESGGTPDVTLLERVLSGLRKL; this is encoded by the coding sequence ATGACCCCGCCCCCGACACCCGGTGGCTACGGCAACGGGTACGGCAGTGGCTACGGCGGCCAGCAGGCCGGCAACGGCTACGGCGGCCAGCAGTCGGAGAGCTACGAGCAGCAGCCGCTGGTCCGCCCGTACGCGATGACCGGTGGCCGTACCCGGCCGCGCTACCAGCTGGCCATCGAGGCGCTGATCTCCACCACCGGGGCGGCGGACCGCTCCGGGGGCCTGCTCCCCGAGCACCAGCGGATCGTCTCGCTCTGCCGCGAGGTGAAGTCGGTCGCCGAGATCTCGGCGCTGGCCGGGGTGCCGCTCGGGGTCGCCCGCATTCTCGTCGCCGACCTCGCGGAGGCCGGTCTCGTCGCCATCCACCAGCCCGCCGCCGCGGGCGAGTCGGGCGGAACGCCTGACGTGACGCTGCTCGAAAGGGTCCTCAGTGGACTTCGCAAGCTCTAA
- a CDS encoding roadblock/LC7 domain-containing protein gives MSQAAQNLNWLITNFVDNTPGVSHTVVVSADGLLLAMSEGFPRDRADQLAAVASGLTSLTSGASRIFEGGEVNQTVVEMERGFLFLMAVSDGSSLAVLAAPDSDIGLVGYEMALLVDRAGAVLTPALRAELQGSLLH, from the coding sequence ATGAGCCAGGCCGCACAGAACCTGAACTGGCTGATCACCAATTTCGTGGACAACACCCCCGGGGTGTCGCACACGGTGGTGGTCTCCGCCGACGGGCTCCTGCTCGCCATGTCCGAGGGCTTCCCGCGTGACCGCGCCGACCAGCTCGCCGCCGTCGCCTCCGGCCTCACCTCCCTCACCTCCGGCGCCAGCCGGATCTTCGAGGGCGGCGAGGTCAACCAGACCGTCGTCGAGATGGAGCGCGGCTTCCTCTTCCTGATGGCCGTCAGCGACGGCTCCTCCCTCGCCGTCCTGGCCGCCCCGGATTCCGACATCGGCCTGGTCGGATACGAGATGGCCCTGCTCGTCGACCGCGCCGGAGCCGTCCTCACCCCGGCCCTGCGCGCGGAACTCCAGGGCAGCCTGCTGCACTGA
- a CDS encoding nitrate- and nitrite sensing domain-containing protein → MAGPHQAAPITGPGEPAARQDNAENTAQDTAEQAEKPRGRARLRGTLNRRRATGLSRFAMRNWRIRTRLIALLLLPVVVALVLGGLRVEASLQNSKQLSQMTGLADLAKKATDLADALQNERDVSAGPLTQKSAQLDDVTTAQKRTDTLSKAFTASADNFDDLDLAGGKALLLQVRKDLNQLPSARNTAYQAHDNIQATVTNYDVIIKDLLGITQDIAIASNSTELVKVTRALQQFSLAKENASMQRALIAAALARTPADMTDSDVTFGLRLGVAEDNALINFTAIYGDAEAKALRSKLSYNQVIADTDRYTTFVLDSNGIKQAQTRSYKDWYDAATVKINAERSIEQSLLETLDGKAGQLQSDADTEAIVNGALIALVLVVAVAGAALVARGMVRSLTRLQTAAEDVAERRLPELVKTLSESDPHDVDVTVAPVGVDSADEIGHVAHAFDMVHSEAVRLAAEQALLRGNINAMFTNLSRRSQGLIQRQLSLISELESREADPDQLANLFKLDHLATRMRRNGENLLVLAGEDPGRRWTRPVPLVDVLRAAASEVEQYERIELAAVPSAEVAGRVVNDLVHLLAELLENATSFSSPQTRVRVTGHALPDGRVLVEIHDTGIGLSPDDLAEINERLASPPTVDVSVSRRMGLFVVGRLSLRHGIRIQLRPSDSGGTTALVMLPLDVTNAAGERRGGPGRPGSAQAKQQRGTGPTPRQQVRAGLGEQALPGRGPAAAGALGSGPATPGARPQLGQGPQAPQGPQGGRGPGLPTREVGQSLREGAPQAGGLFGGPAAGAAGGAGAAAAGQRGPAAPGQPGGPAGGQQGGVPRRVPGASGAPAGPGGGLPRRGGRPQQGPGQPGAQPQGPGQGLPQRPGQAQRRPEQQQPQQHGWAEQPGGRPAPGQAPGQGMGPAGAAPQGPTGHPQDTPAQGLPQAQQTAPGLPQAQPATPVESTQPFARPRFEATDIDPRDPLGLGLVEPVLPTMPNPQQAPQQQAPQAQQPQAPARELPQQAPMALPTGPGDQSAWTQDAGGERSNRRPYQPQRPGTTAPGFADPAAAQAAQAADQLGLPQQPAGAGQAPQDLDELGLPKQGLPQRPGRGEQSPRPAAGEQGRPRPAEGFDRQQGQQQGQPQNQQPGLPPQGQPQRPAGGEQGLPQRPARGEQGRPRPADGFAGQAPQGGGLGDQGRPQGMPQRPGRTAPQGGGDLGRPRQAPQGGGFADQQGRPQRPAGGPGQQRPAEGFAGQGQPRDGFAGQGRAPQGAPQGRAPQAGAEGFAQPHQQQGRPAPQQAGGYQGQPAPGAAGFGGQPYQQQQEQARQRPEAGEAPWRPSANDERWRRAEQVREPSTSGLTMSGLPRRTPQANLVSGTAEAAPLTGPQVSRAPEEVRGRLTNLRRGIQQGRQAGAATGTGGDPTQQAARADQQGRPQQRFDGFGEPRTSGEFGPDHQER, encoded by the coding sequence GTGGCAGGCCCTCACCAGGCGGCGCCGATCACCGGCCCCGGTGAGCCGGCCGCCCGACAGGACAACGCGGAGAACACCGCCCAGGACACGGCCGAACAGGCCGAGAAACCACGCGGCCGAGCCCGCCTGCGCGGCACGCTGAACCGCCGCCGGGCCACCGGTCTGAGCCGGTTCGCCATGCGTAACTGGCGAATCCGTACCCGCCTGATCGCGCTGCTGCTGCTCCCCGTGGTGGTGGCCCTGGTGCTCGGTGGGCTCCGTGTCGAGGCCTCGCTGCAGAACTCCAAGCAGCTCTCCCAGATGACCGGCCTGGCCGACCTCGCCAAGAAGGCGACCGACCTGGCCGACGCCCTGCAGAACGAGCGCGACGTCAGCGCCGGCCCGCTGACCCAGAAGAGCGCCCAGCTGGACGACGTCACCACCGCCCAGAAGCGGACCGACACGCTCAGCAAGGCCTTCACGGCCAGCGCCGACAACTTCGACGACCTCGACCTCGCCGGTGGCAAGGCCCTGCTGCTCCAGGTCCGCAAGGACCTCAACCAGCTGCCCTCGGCCCGCAACACCGCGTACCAGGCGCACGACAACATCCAGGCCACGGTCACGAACTACGACGTGATCATCAAGGACCTGCTGGGCATCACCCAGGACATCGCGATCGCCTCGAACAGCACCGAGCTGGTCAAGGTCACCCGCGCCCTCCAGCAGTTCTCGCTGGCCAAGGAGAACGCCTCCATGCAGCGCGCGCTGATCGCCGCCGCGCTGGCCCGCACCCCCGCCGACATGACCGACTCGGACGTCACCTTCGGCCTCCGGCTCGGCGTCGCCGAGGACAACGCGCTCATCAACTTCACCGCGATCTACGGTGACGCCGAGGCCAAGGCGCTGCGCTCCAAGCTCAGCTACAACCAGGTCATCGCCGACACCGACCGGTACACCACCTTCGTCCTCGACTCCAACGGCATCAAGCAGGCCCAGACCCGCAGCTACAAGGACTGGTACGACGCCGCCACCGTCAAGATCAACGCCGAGCGCTCGATCGAGCAGAGCCTCCTGGAGACCCTCGACGGCAAGGCCGGTCAGCTCCAGTCGGACGCCGACACCGAGGCCATCGTCAACGGTGCGCTGATCGCCCTCGTCCTCGTCGTCGCCGTCGCCGGCGCCGCGCTCGTCGCCCGCGGCATGGTGCGCTCGCTGACCCGGCTGCAGACCGCGGCCGAGGACGTCGCCGAGCGCCGCCTGCCCGAGCTGGTCAAGACGCTCTCCGAGAGCGACCCGCACGACGTCGACGTCACCGTCGCGCCCGTCGGTGTCGACTCGGCCGACGAGATCGGCCACGTGGCGCACGCCTTCGACATGGTGCACAGCGAGGCCGTCCGCCTCGCCGCCGAGCAGGCGCTGCTCCGAGGCAACATCAACGCGATGTTCACCAACCTCTCGCGCCGCAGCCAGGGCCTCATCCAGCGCCAGCTGTCGCTGATCTCCGAGCTGGAGAGCCGCGAGGCGGACCCGGACCAGCTGGCCAACCTCTTCAAGCTCGACCACCTCGCGACCCGCATGCGCCGCAACGGCGAAAACCTCCTCGTCCTCGCGGGCGAGGACCCGGGCCGCCGTTGGACCCGCCCCGTCCCGCTGGTCGACGTGCTCCGCGCCGCCGCCTCCGAGGTGGAGCAGTACGAGCGCATCGAACTGGCCGCCGTGCCCTCGGCCGAGGTCGCGGGCCGCGTCGTCAACGACCTCGTCCACCTGCTCGCCGAGCTGCTGGAGAACGCCACCTCGTTCTCCAGCCCGCAGACCCGCGTCCGGGTCACCGGCCACGCGCTGCCCGACGGCCGCGTGCTGGTCGAGATCCACGACACCGGCATCGGCCTCAGCCCGGACGACCTGGCCGAGATCAACGAGCGTCTGGCCAGCCCGCCCACCGTGGACGTCTCCGTCTCCCGCCGCATGGGCCTCTTCGTGGTCGGCCGCCTGTCCCTGCGACACGGCATCCGCATCCAGCTGCGCCCCAGCGACTCCGGTGGCACCACCGCGCTCGTCATGCTCCCGCTGGACGTCACCAACGCCGCCGGCGAGCGCCGCGGCGGACCGGGCCGTCCCGGCTCGGCGCAGGCCAAGCAGCAGCGCGGCACCGGCCCGACCCCGCGCCAGCAGGTGCGCGCCGGTCTCGGCGAGCAGGCGCTGCCGGGCCGCGGGCCCGCCGCCGCCGGTGCGCTGGGCTCCGGCCCGGCCACGCCGGGCGCCCGCCCGCAGCTCGGCCAGGGGCCCCAGGCTCCGCAGGGTCCGCAGGGCGGCCGTGGCCCGGGTCTGCCGACCCGTGAGGTCGGGCAGTCGCTGCGCGAGGGCGCTCCGCAGGCCGGCGGGCTCTTCGGTGGCCCGGCGGCCGGTGCCGCCGGCGGCGCCGGTGCGGCCGCGGCCGGTCAGCGCGGGCCGGCCGCTCCGGGTCAGCCCGGCGGTCCGGCCGGCGGTCAGCAGGGCGGCGTGCCGCGTCGGGTCCCCGGTGCCTCCGGTGCCCCGGCCGGCCCCGGTGGCGGTCTGCCGCGCCGCGGCGGCCGTCCGCAGCAGGGCCCGGGCCAGCCCGGTGCCCAGCCGCAGGGCCCCGGCCAGGGGCTGCCGCAGCGGCCCGGGCAGGCCCAGCGCCGTCCCGAGCAGCAGCAGCCGCAGCAGCACGGTTGGGCCGAGCAGCCCGGTGGGCGTCCCGCGCCCGGCCAGGCGCCCGGCCAGGGCATGGGCCCGGCCGGCGCCGCGCCGCAGGGCCCGACCGGCCACCCCCAGGACACCCCCGCGCAGGGCCTCCCCCAGGCCCAGCAGACCGCTCCGGGTCTGCCGCAGGCTCAGCCGGCCACCCCGGTGGAGAGCACCCAGCCCTTCGCCCGCCCCCGGTTCGAGGCCACCGACATCGACCCGCGCGACCCGCTGGGCCTCGGCCTGGTGGAGCCGGTCCTGCCGACCATGCCCAACCCGCAGCAGGCCCCGCAGCAGCAGGCCCCCCAGGCCCAGCAGCCGCAGGCCCCCGCTCGGGAGCTTCCGCAGCAGGCGCCGATGGCCCTGCCGACCGGCCCCGGCGACCAGTCCGCCTGGACCCAGGACGCCGGCGGCGAGCGGTCGAACCGCCGCCCGTACCAGCCCCAGCGCCCGGGCACCACGGCCCCCGGCTTCGCCGACCCGGCCGCAGCCCAGGCCGCTCAGGCGGCCGACCAGCTGGGTCTCCCCCAGCAGCCGGCCGGGGCCGGCCAGGCTCCGCAGGACCTCGACGAGCTCGGTCTGCCGAAGCAGGGCCTCCCCCAGCGTCCGGGCCGTGGCGAGCAGTCGCCGCGTCCCGCCGCCGGTGAGCAGGGCCGTCCGCGTCCGGCCGAGGGCTTCGACCGGCAGCAGGGCCAGCAGCAGGGTCAGCCACAGAACCAGCAGCCGGGCCTCCCGCCGCAGGGTCAGCCGCAGCGTCCGGCCGGTGGCGAGCAGGGTCTCCCGCAGCGCCCCGCCCGTGGTGAGCAGGGCCGTCCGCGTCCGGCCGACGGCTTCGCCGGTCAGGCCCCGCAGGGTGGCGGCCTCGGTGACCAGGGCCGCCCGCAGGGCATGCCGCAGCGTCCGGGCCGCACCGCTCCGCAGGGCGGCGGTGACCTCGGCCGTCCGCGCCAGGCCCCGCAGGGCGGCGGCTTCGCCGACCAGCAGGGTCGCCCGCAGCGGCCCGCCGGTGGCCCCGGCCAGCAGCGCCCGGCCGAGGGCTTCGCCGGTCAGGGTCAGCCTCGGGACGGCTTCGCCGGCCAGGGCCGGGCGCCGCAGGGTGCTCCCCAGGGCCGGGCCCCGCAGGCCGGTGCCGAGGGCTTCGCCCAGCCGCACCAGCAGCAGGGCCGGCCGGCTCCGCAGCAGGCCGGTGGCTACCAGGGCCAGCCGGCTCCGGGGGCGGCCGGGTTCGGCGGGCAGCCGTACCAGCAGCAGCAGGAGCAGGCCCGTCAGCGGCCGGAGGCCGGGGAGGCGCCGTGGCGGCCCTCGGCCAACGACGAGCGGTGGCGGCGGGCCGAGCAGGTGCGGGAGCCGTCGACCAGCGGGCTGACCATGTCGGGCCTGCCGCGACGGACCCCGCAGGCCAACCTGGTCTCCGGCACCGCCGAGGCGGCGCCGCTGACCGGGCCCCAGGTCTCGCGTGCTCCCGAGGAGGTCCGCGGCCGGTTGACCAACCTGCGCCGGGGTATCCAGCAGGGACGCCAGGCGGGGGCGGCCACCGGCACCGGTGGCGACCCGACCCAGCAGGCTGCCAGGGCCGACCAGCAGGGTCGGCCGCAGCAGCGCTTCGACGGCTTCGGCGAGCCGCGCACCAGCGGCGAGTTCGGCCCAGATCACCAGGAGCGTTGA
- a CDS encoding fumarylacetoacetate hydrolase family protein, with amino-acid sequence MRIARFSVKEGSPAAGSVSFGVVEGDPSQPESLVVHALAGHPIVSMQLSGESYRMQDVRLLSPILPNKIVAVGRNYAAHAAELGHEVPDVPLTFFKPSTAVIGPTEAIAYPPFSSDVQFEGELAVVIGRMGREVPLERVPEIVFGYTCANDVTARDVQQREGQWARAKGFDTSCPLGPWIETELDPADLAITTTLNGELKQTGRTSLMVRSIAELIVHISEAMTLLPGDVILTGTPAGVGPMNVGDEVAVSIEGIGTLTNKVIKRG; translated from the coding sequence GTGCGCATTGCCAGGTTCTCCGTCAAAGAGGGGAGCCCTGCCGCAGGCAGCGTCTCCTTCGGCGTGGTCGAGGGTGATCCCTCCCAGCCCGAATCCCTGGTGGTCCACGCGCTCGCGGGCCACCCGATCGTCTCCATGCAGCTCAGCGGCGAGAGCTACCGGATGCAGGACGTCCGCCTGCTCTCCCCGATCCTGCCCAACAAGATCGTCGCCGTCGGCCGCAACTACGCCGCCCACGCCGCCGAGCTGGGCCACGAGGTCCCGGACGTCCCGCTGACCTTCTTCAAGCCCTCCACGGCCGTGATCGGCCCCACCGAGGCCATCGCCTACCCGCCGTTCTCCTCCGACGTGCAGTTCGAGGGCGAGCTGGCCGTGGTGATCGGCCGGATGGGCCGCGAGGTCCCGCTGGAGCGGGTGCCGGAGATCGTCTTCGGCTACACCTGCGCCAACGACGTGACGGCCCGCGACGTCCAGCAGCGCGAGGGCCAGTGGGCCCGCGCCAAGGGCTTCGACACCTCCTGCCCGCTCGGCCCGTGGATCGAGACCGAACTCGACCCGGCCGACCTGGCCATCACCACCACGCTCAACGGCGAACTCAAGCAGACCGGCCGCACCTCGCTGATGGTCCGCTCGATCGCCGAACTGATCGTGCACATCTCCGAGGCCATGACGCTGCTCCCGGGCGACGTCATCCTCACGGGCACCCCCGCGGGGGTCGGCCCCATGAACGTCGGCGACGAGGTCGCCGTCTCCATCGAAGGCATCGGCACACTCACCAATAAGGTCATCAAGCGTGGCTAA
- the gltX gene encoding glutamate--tRNA ligase — MANTPTDLDPTVRVRFCPSPTGNPHVGLVRTALFNWAFARHHGGTLVFRIEDTDAARDSEDSYNQLLDAMRWLGFDWDEGPEVGGPHEPYRQSQRMDIYADVAAKLHEAGHAYHCYCSTEELDARREAARAAGRPSGYDGHCRELTAEQVELYVQEGRKPILRFRMPEETLVFDDLVRGTLSFDPKDVPDYGIVRANGAPLYTLVNPVDDALMGITHVLRGEDLLSSTPRQIALYRALAQIGVGNGSTPRFGHLPYVMGEGNKKLSKRDPQASLNLYRERGFIPEGLLNYLALLGWSLSEDQDRFSMAELVAAFDISKVNANPARFDLKKCEAINAEHLRALAPEDFCARLVPYLQAAGLLPAEPSAAQLELLAAVAPLTQERMVVLGEIVQMAGFLFVAPEDFAVDPDDAAKVLNADSRAVLEASVKALTELADFTPEPIQAALREALVDGLGIKPKFAFTPLRVAVTGRRVSPPLFESMELLGREETLRRLTAALELVPAS, encoded by the coding sequence GTGGCTAACACCCCCACGGACCTGGACCCGACCGTCCGCGTCCGGTTCTGTCCCTCCCCCACCGGCAACCCGCACGTCGGTCTCGTCCGCACCGCCCTCTTCAACTGGGCCTTCGCCCGCCACCACGGCGGCACGCTGGTCTTCCGGATCGAGGACACCGACGCCGCGCGCGACTCCGAGGACTCGTACAACCAGCTGCTCGACGCCATGCGCTGGCTCGGCTTCGACTGGGACGAGGGCCCCGAGGTCGGCGGCCCGCACGAGCCGTACCGGCAGTCGCAGCGGATGGACATCTACGCCGACGTCGCGGCCAAGCTGCACGAGGCCGGGCACGCGTACCACTGCTACTGCTCCACCGAGGAGCTCGACGCCCGCCGCGAGGCGGCCCGCGCGGCCGGCAGGCCGAGCGGCTACGACGGCCACTGCCGCGAGCTGACGGCCGAGCAGGTCGAGCTGTACGTGCAGGAGGGCCGCAAGCCCATCCTGCGCTTCCGGATGCCCGAGGAGACCCTGGTCTTCGACGACCTGGTCCGCGGCACCCTCAGCTTCGACCCCAAGGACGTGCCGGACTACGGCATCGTCCGGGCCAACGGCGCCCCGCTCTACACCCTGGTCAACCCGGTGGACGACGCCCTGATGGGCATCACCCACGTGCTGCGCGGCGAGGACCTGCTCTCCTCCACCCCGCGTCAGATCGCGCTGTACCGGGCGCTCGCGCAGATCGGCGTCGGCAACGGCTCCACCCCGCGCTTCGGCCACCTGCCGTACGTGATGGGGGAGGGCAACAAGAAGCTCTCCAAGCGCGACCCGCAGGCCTCGCTCAACCTCTACCGCGAGCGCGGCTTCATCCCCGAGGGCCTGCTCAACTACCTGGCCCTGCTCGGCTGGTCGCTCTCCGAGGACCAGGACCGGTTCTCGATGGCGGAGCTCGTCGCGGCCTTCGACATCTCGAAGGTCAACGCCAACCCGGCCCGCTTCGACCTGAAGAAGTGCGAGGCCATCAACGCCGAGCACCTGCGCGCGCTGGCCCCCGAGGACTTCTGCGCCCGCCTGGTGCCGTACCTCCAGGCCGCCGGCCTGCTGCCGGCCGAGCCGAGTGCCGCGCAGCTGGAGCTGCTGGCCGCCGTGGCCCCGCTCACCCAGGAGCGGATGGTCGTGCTGGGCGAGATCGTCCAGATGGCCGGCTTCCTCTTCGTCGCCCCCGAGGACTTCGCGGTCGACCCGGACGACGCGGCCAAGGTGCTGAACGCCGACTCCCGCGCCGTCCTGGAGGCCAGCGTCAAGGCGCTGACCGAGCTCGCGGACTTCACCCCCGAGCCGATCCAGGCCGCGCTGCGCGAGGCCCTGGTGGACGGCCTGGGCATCAAGCCCAAGTTCGCCTTCACCCCGCTGCGGGTGGCCGTGACCGGCCGCCGGGTCTCCCCGCCGCTGTTCGAGTCGATGGAGCTGCTCGGCCGCGAGGAGACGCTGCGCCGTCTGACGGCCGCCCTGGAGCTCGTCCCGGCCTCCTGA
- the ndgR gene encoding IclR family transcriptional regulator NdgR: protein MDNSSGVGVLDKAALVLSALESGPATLAGLVAATGLARPTAHRLAVALEHHRLVTRDMQGRFILGPRLSELSAAAGEDRLLATAGPVLTHLRDVTGESAQLYRRQGEMRICVAAAERLSGLRDTVPVGSTLPMKAGSAAQVLLAWEEPERLHRGLQGARFTATALSGVRRRGWAQSIGEREPGVASVSAPVRGPSNRVVAAVSVSGPIERLTRHPGRMHAQAIIEAANRLTEALRRG from the coding sequence ATGGACAACTCTAGCGGCGTCGGCGTTCTCGACAAGGCCGCTCTGGTGCTCAGCGCACTGGAGTCGGGCCCCGCCACGTTGGCGGGGCTGGTCGCCGCCACCGGTCTGGCGCGGCCCACGGCCCACCGACTCGCCGTCGCACTCGAACACCACCGCCTGGTCACCAGGGACATGCAGGGCCGGTTCATCCTCGGCCCCCGACTCTCCGAGCTCTCCGCCGCGGCGGGCGAGGACCGGCTGCTCGCCACCGCGGGCCCGGTCCTGACCCACCTGCGCGACGTCACCGGCGAGAGCGCACAGCTCTACCGCCGGCAGGGCGAGATGCGCATCTGCGTCGCCGCCGCCGAGCGCCTCTCCGGCCTGCGGGACACCGTCCCGGTCGGCTCCACGCTGCCGATGAAGGCCGGCTCCGCCGCCCAGGTCCTGCTGGCCTGGGAGGAGCCCGAGCGCCTCCACCGGGGCCTCCAGGGCGCCCGCTTCACCGCCACCGCCCTGAGCGGCGTGCGGCGCCGCGGCTGGGCCCAGTCGATCGGCGAGCGGGAGCCGGGCGTCGCGTCCGTCTCCGCGCCCGTCCGCGGCCCCTCCAACCGCGTGGTGGCCGCCGTCTCCGTCTCCGGCCCGATCGAGCGCCTGACCCGCCACCCGGGCCGGATGCACGCCCAGGCCATCATCGAGGCCGCCAACCGCCTCACCGAGGCCCTCCGCCGGGGCTGA
- the leuC gene encoding 3-isopropylmalate dehydratase large subunit: protein MGRTLAEKVWDDHVVRRAEGEPDLLYIDLHLLHEVTSPQAFDGLRLAGRKVRRTDLTIATEDHNTPTLDIDKPIADPVSRTQLETLRRNAAEFGVRIHSLGDVEQGVVHVVGPQLGLTQPGTTVVCGDSHTSTHGAFGALAFGIGTSQVEHVLATQTLPLAPFKTMAITVEGELPEGVTAKDLILAVITKIGTGGGQGYVLEYRGSAIRGLSMEARMTICNMSIEAGARAGMIAPDRVTFDYLEGRPHAPQGADWDAAVAYWETLVTDEDAVFDHEVFIDAAELTPFVTWGTNPGQGAPLGASVPHPEDFADPQERTAAENALKYMGLEAGTPLREVAVDAVFVGSCTNGRIEDLRNAAAVLEGRKVAEGVRMLVVPGSVRVALQAIEEGLDKVFTAAGAEWRHAGCSMCLGMNPDQLAPGERCASTSNRNFEGRQGKGGRTHLVSPQVAAATAVLGRLAAPSDLSAPVAVEV, encoded by the coding sequence ATGGGACGGACACTGGCGGAGAAGGTCTGGGACGACCACGTCGTCCGGCGCGCCGAGGGCGAGCCCGACCTGCTCTACATCGACCTGCACCTGCTGCACGAGGTGACCAGCCCGCAGGCGTTCGACGGCCTCCGGCTGGCCGGGCGGAAGGTCCGCCGGACCGATCTCACGATCGCGACCGAGGACCACAACACCCCCACCCTCGACATCGACAAGCCGATCGCCGACCCCGTCTCGCGCACCCAGCTGGAGACCCTGCGGCGCAACGCGGCCGAGTTCGGCGTCCGCATCCACTCGCTCGGCGACGTCGAGCAGGGCGTCGTGCACGTGGTCGGCCCGCAGCTGGGCCTGACCCAGCCGGGCACCACGGTGGTCTGTGGCGACTCTCACACCTCCACCCACGGCGCCTTCGGCGCGCTGGCCTTCGGCATCGGCACCAGCCAGGTCGAGCACGTGCTGGCCACCCAGACGCTGCCGCTGGCCCCGTTCAAGACCATGGCGATCACGGTCGAGGGCGAGCTGCCCGAGGGCGTCACCGCCAAGGACCTGATCCTGGCCGTGATCACCAAGATCGGCACCGGCGGGGGCCAGGGCTATGTCCTGGAGTACCGGGGTTCGGCGATCCGCGGGCTCTCCATGGAGGCCCGGATGACCATCTGCAACATGTCCATCGAGGCAGGCGCCCGGGCCGGCATGATCGCCCCCGACCGTGTCACCTTCGACTACCTCGAGGGCCGCCCGCACGCCCCGCAGGGCGCCGACTGGGACGCCGCGGTGGCGTACTGGGAGACCCTGGTCACGGACGAGGACGCGGTCTTCGACCACGAGGTCTTCATCGACGCGGCCGAGCTGACCCCGTTCGTCACCTGGGGCACCAACCCGGGCCAGGGCGCCCCGCTCGGCGCCTCGGTGCCGCACCCGGAGGACTTCGCCGACCCGCAGGAGCGCACCGCCGCCGAGAACGCGCTCAAGTACATGGGCCTGGAGGCCGGTACGCCGCTGCGCGAGGTCGCTGTGGACGCCGTCTTCGTCGGCTCCTGCACCAACGGCCGGATCGAGGACCTGCGCAACGCCGCCGCCGTGCTGGAGGGCCGCAAGGTGGCCGAGGGCGTGCGGATGCTGGTCGTGCCCGGCTCGGTGCGGGTCGCCCTGCAGGCGATCGAGGAGGGCCTGGACAAGGTCTTCACCGCCGCCGGCGCCGAGTGGCGCCACGCGGGCTGCTCGATGTGCCTGGGCATGAACCCGGACCAGCTGGCCCCGGGCGAGCGCTGCGCCTCCACCTCGAACCGCAACTTCGAGGGCCGGCAGGGCAAGGGCGGCCGCACCCACCTGGTCTCGCCCCAGGTGGCCGCCGCCACCGCCGTGCTGGGCCGGCTCGCCGCCCCGTCCGACCTGTCCGCCCCCGTCGCCGTGGAGGTCTGA
- the leuD gene encoding 3-isopropylmalate dehydratase small subunit: MEKFTTHTGTAVPLRRSNVDTDQIIPAHWLKKVTRSGFEDGLFEAWRKDEEFVLNRPEHKGATVLVTGPEFGTGSSREHAVWALQNYGFQAVISSRFADIFRGNSLKNGLLTVVLPQETVERLWALVEADPTAEITVDLEAREVRAEGVTAPFELDDNVRWRLLNGLDDIGITLGNEDEIAAFEATRPSFKPRTLPIA; encoded by the coding sequence ATGGAGAAGTTCACCACCCACACCGGCACGGCCGTCCCGCTGCGCCGCAGCAATGTGGACACCGACCAGATCATCCCGGCCCACTGGCTGAAGAAGGTCACCCGGTCCGGCTTCGAGGATGGCCTGTTCGAGGCCTGGCGCAAGGACGAGGAATTCGTCCTCAACCGCCCCGAGCACAAGGGCGCCACCGTGCTGGTGACCGGCCCGGAGTTCGGCACCGGCTCCTCCCGCGAGCACGCCGTCTGGGCGCTGCAGAACTACGGCTTCCAGGCCGTCATCTCCTCGCGCTTCGCCGACATCTTCCGCGGCAACTCGCTCAAGAACGGCCTGCTGACGGTCGTGCTGCCGCAGGAGACGGTCGAGCGGCTCTGGGCGCTCGTCGAGGCCGACCCGACGGCAGAGATCACCGTTGATCTGGAGGCGCGCGAGGTGCGGGCCGAGGGCGTGACCGCCCCCTTCGAGCTGGACGACAACGTGCGTTGGCGGCTGCTCAACGGCCTGGACGACATCGGCATCACGCTGGGCAACGAGGACGAGATCGCGGCCTTCGAGGCCACCCGCCCGAGCTTCAAGCCCCGGACGCTGCCCATCGCCTGA